In Juglans microcarpa x Juglans regia isolate MS1-56 chromosome 8D, Jm3101_v1.0, whole genome shotgun sequence, the following are encoded in one genomic region:
- the LOC121243175 gene encoding zinc finger BED domain-containing protein DAYSLEEPER-like has protein sequence MDWTSNNALKPFRDMEPKSVMDMPLIPSIDPIDIGLGSSEKGNSITAKPRKKTMTSVYLKFFETAPDGKSRRCKFCGQSYSIATATGNLGRHLSNRHPGYDKSGGDAVSNSAPLPIAVSKKSQPQGKVPQVDYDHLNWLLIKWLIVASLPPSTLEEKWLANSYKFLNASIQLWPGEKYKAVFREVFRSMQEDVRASLEHISSKFSITLDFWTSYEQIYYMSVTCQWIDENWSFQKVLLDICHIPHPCGDAEIYHSLVKVIKMYNIENRVLSCTHDNSQSAMHACHTLKEHLDGQKIGPFCYIPCAARTLNLIIDDGLRTTKSVISKIREFVLELNASSEMSEDFIQLTTAYQEGSWKPPLDASARWSGNYQMLDIVRKASKSMDAVIRKYEETLGSRMPLTSTEKNVVSIMHQYLEPFYKTTTNICTNKVPTIGLVLFFMDHISETIAVCRESRHSPDWLKNAAEDMAIKARNYNNQVCNIFTYMTAILDPRIKGELIPESLSSDNYLEEARTHFMRNYSTTHFPSMTSGYSAQEVEDGGSVSFAEEIARKKRRASMSTATDELTQYLSEPPAPIPTDVLEWWKVNSTRYPRLSVMARDFLTVQATSVAPEDLFCSKGDEIEKQRFCMPHDSAQALLCIRSWTQGGIKLKFKSTEIDYERLMELAAAASADNSNAGSEKKQK, from the exons ATGGATTGGACTTCAAATAATGCATTGAAACCTTTCAGAG ATATGGAACCAAAATCCGTGATGGATATGCCACTCATTCCTAGCATTGATCCGATAGATATTGGATTGGGTTCTTCAGAAAAGGGAAATTCTATTACAGCAAAACCGAGAAAGAAGACGATGACATCAGTTTATCTCAAGTTTTTTGAGACAGCTCCAGATGGGAAAAGTCGGAGGTGCAAGTTTTGTGGACAGAGCTATTCCATTGCAACTGCCACTG GTAATTTGGGAAGGCACCTGAGTAATCGGCATCCAGGATATGATAAGTCAGGAGGGGATGCAGTTAGCAATTCAGCACCACTGCCCATTGCTGTAAGCAAGAAGTCTCAACCTCAAGGGAAAGTACCTCAGGTGGATTATGATCATCTAAATTGGTTGCTTATTAAGTGGCTCATTGTAGCTTCTCTCCCTCCTTCGACCTTGGAAGAAAAGTGGTTGGCAAACTCTTATAAGTTTCTGAATGCATCAATCCAACTATGGCCCGGTGAGAAGTATAAAGCAGTATTTCGTGAAGTTTTCAGAAGCATGCAGGAAGACGTAAGAGCATCTTTGGAGCACATTTCTTCAAAGTTCTCGATCACACTTGACTTCTGGACTTCCTATGAACAGATTTATTATATGAGTGTCACATGTCAGTGGATTGATGAGAACTGGTCCTTCCAAAAAGTGCTTCTTGATATATGTCACATTCCTCACCCTTGTGGGGATGCTGAGATTTATCACTCCCTGGTGAAGGTTATTAAGATGTACAATATTGAGAACAGAGTCCTCTCCTGCACCCATGATAACAGTCAAAGTGCCATGCATGCCTGCCATACTTTGAAAGAGCATTTGGATGGTCAGAAAATAGGGCCATTTTGTTACATCCCCTGTGCTGCACGAACTTTAAATTTGATCATAGATGATGGATTGAGAACCACAAAATCTGTAATCTCTAAGATCCGGGAGTTCGTGCTCGAGTTAAACGCATCCTCAGAGATGTCGGaagattttattcaattaaCTACAGCATATCAAGAAGGCAGTTGGAAACCTCCACTCGATGCTTCAGCACGGTGGAGTGGAAATTACCAGATGCTAGATATTGTGCGCAAG GCTAGTAAGTCTATGGATGCTGTTATCAGGAAGTATGAGGAGACACTAGGCAGTAGGATGCCACTGACCTCCACAGAGAAGAATGTGGTCAGTATCATGCATCAATATTTAGAACCTTTCTACAAAACCACAACCAACATATGCACAAACAAGGTGCCCACAATCGGGCTGGTTCTCTTCTTCATGGATCACATCTCCGAGACAATAGCTGTCTGCAGAGAATCCCGTCACAGCCCAGATTGGCTAAAGAATGCTGCTGAAGACATGGCTATAAAGGCCAGAAATTACAATAACCAGGTTTGCAACATATTTACATACATGACAGCAATTCTTGATCCTCGAATCAAAGGAGAGCTAATTCCCGAAAGTCTCAGCTCAGACAATTATCTTGAGGAAGCAAGAACTCATTTCATGAGAAACTATTCTACCACCCATTTTCCATCCATGACTAGTGGTTACAGTGCCCAAGAGGTTGAAGATGGTGGGAGTGTCTCTTTTGCAGAGGAAATTGCTCGAAAGAAAAGAAGGGCAAGCATGAGCACTGCCACTGATGAACTCACTCAGTACCTGTCAGAGCCCCCAGCTCCAATACCAACAGATGTTCTGGAGTGGTGGAAGGTTAATAGTACACGCTACCCCCGACTTTCTGTTATGGCTCGAGATTTCTTGACAGTGCAGGCAACTTCCGTAGCACCTGAAGATTTGTTTTGCAGCAAAGGCGATGAGATAGAGAAGCAACGATTTTGCATGCCGCATGATAGTGCACAAGCTCTCCTTTGTATCAGGTCATGGACTCAAGGTGGAATCAAGTTGAAGTTCAAGTCCACTGAGATAGACTATGAGAGGCTGATGGAATTGGCAGCTGCTGCTTCAGCAGATAATAGTAATGCTGGTTCTGAGAAGAAACAAAAGTGA
- the LOC121243177 gene encoding translation initiation factor eIF-2B subunit delta-like: MDARRASRAVIDPKVRHVGFFAPGANPLPARAQNNPPGSSSPPLAESPAGNSLSPVMIPLPRHPSDRTPAVPVPETGLRRQGNDHVPIGSYNPTESLLGSSPVPSSPSARIGMADGEFSEESDGWYRLNDSRKYASNLPDTTAEKAPDNSASTSAPPGLEKSKKSAKVPEKSEKAVVQVQNETQSSLKPLKAKTTKAERRAMQEAQRAAKALTKGEKHTYTHTAEGNKSAAVSRGAVPSKPLKQPSLKKDAPPVASSIAASDKKGGDRPPEKERKKDVPPPRMQFDDKSRVEKAKRRAVFNQLEARNRVELFRHLPQYEHGTQLPDLESRFFQLDSVHPAVYKVGLQYLARDISGGNARCIAMLQAFKEAITDYSTPRQKTLARDLTAKISSYVSFFIECRPLSISMGNAVRFVKSRIAKLPPTLSESEAKVALCSDIERFINEKIILAGKVIVGHAVTKIRDGDVLLTYGSSSVVEMILLYAHEMGKQFRVVVVDSRPKLEGQSLLRRLVSKGLGCTYCHINATSYIMHEVTRVLLGAASVLSNGTVYSSVGTASVAMVAHAFHVPVLVCCEAYKFHERVQLDSICSNELGDPEAIAKVPGRTDVSYLNNWANKGNLQLLNLMYDCTPPDYISMIITDYGMIPTTSVPVIVREYLRDHLLI, from the exons ATGGACGCGCGTCGCGCCTCACGCGCCGTCATCGACCCTAAGGTCCGCCATGTCGGGTTCTTCGCCCCCGGCGCCAACCCCCTACCGGCCCGAGCCCAGAACAATCCGCCCGGCTCGAGTTCACCGCCTCTCGCCGAGTCCCCCGCCGGCAATTCCCTCTCCCCGGTCATGATTCCCCTGCCACGTCACCCTTCCGACCGTACTCCCGCTGTGCCTGTCCCGGAGACCGGTTTGCGGCGCCAGGGTAACGACCACGTGCCGATCGGGAGCTATAACCCGACGGAATCTCTGCTGGGATCGTCTCCTGTCCCTTCGTCGCCTTCGGCTCGAATCGGGATGGCGGATGGAGAATTTTCCGAGGAGTCAGATGGGTGGTACAGGCTGAACGATTCGCGTAAGTACGCTTCGAATCTTCCCGATACCACTGCGGAGAAAGCTCCTGATAATTCGGCGAGTACTTCTGCGCCGCCTGGGTTGGAAAAATCGAAAAAGTCTGCTAAAGTGCCag AAAAGAGTGAAAAAGCTGTTGTGCAAGTGCAAAATGAGACGCAATCTAGCTTGAAGCCACTGAAAGCAAAAACAACCAAAGCTGAAAGACGTGCCATGCAGGAGGCCCAAAGAGCCGCAAAAGCTTTAACAAAAG GTGAAAAACATACGTACACGCATACAGCAGAGGGTAATAAATCTGCTGCTGTATCTCGGGGGGCAGTTCCGAGTAAACCTTTGAAGCAGCCTTCACTGAAGAAAGATGCTCCTCCAGTCGCGTCTTCAATTGCAGCTTCTGACAAGAAAGGAGGTGATCGTCCACccgagaaagaaaggaagaaagatgtTCCTCCTCCACGTATGCAGTTTGATGATAAGAGCAGAGTAGAGAAGGCTAAAAGACGTGCGGTGTTCAATCAATTGGAAGCTAGAAACAGAGTTGAATTGTTTCGGCATTTGCCTCAGTATGAACATGGAACACAGCTTCCTGATCTGGAGTCAAGATTTTTCCAACTTGATTCAGTGCATCCTGCTGTATACAAG GTTGGATTACAGTATTTAGCCAGAGATATATCCGGGGGTAATGCACGTTGCATTGCAATGCTTCAAGCTTTCAAAGAAGCCATTACTGACTATTCCACACCACGACAAAAAACTCTTGCGAGAGATTTAACTGCAAAAATCAGCAGTTATGTGTCATTCTTCATTGAGTGTAGACCACTTTCTATCAGCATGGGAAATGCAGTTAGGTTTGTTAAGAGCCGTATAGCAAAGCTACCTCCAACTCTTTCTGAATCAGAAGCAAAAGTTGCACTTTGTTCAGATATCGAGCGattcataaatgaaaaaataatacttgCGGGGAAGGTCATAGTTGGGCATGCAGTTACAAAGATTAGGGATGGAGATGTTCTTCTCACTTATGGATCATCAAGTGTGGTTGAGATGATTCTGTTATATGCCCATGAGATGGGGAAACAGTTCCGTGTTGTGGTAGTAGACTCGCGGCCAAAGCTTGAAGGTCAATCACTACTTCGTAGGCTGGTGTCAAAGGGCCTGGGTTGTACATATTGTCATATAAATGCCACTTCTTATATTATGCATGAAGTTACGAGAGTTCTTCTGGGGGCTGCCTCGGTATTGTCTAATGGAACTGTATATTCGAGTGTGGGGACTGCATCTGTTGCAATGGTTGCTCATGCTTTCCATGTTCCAGTTTTAGTCTGCTGTGAAGCCTATAAATTTCATGAAAGAGTACAGCTTGATTCTATCTGCTCTAATGAATTAG GTGATCCAGAGGCAATTGCAAAAGTCCCAGGAAGAACTGATGTGAGTTATTTGAATAATTGGGCCAATAAGGGAAATCTGCAACTTCTAAATTTAAT GTATGATTGTACTCCTCCAGATTATATCTCCATGATTATCACAGATTATGGAATG ATCCCAACCACTAGTGTGCCGGTCATTGTGCGCGAGTATCTTAGAGACCACTTACTCATATAG
- the LOC121242352 gene encoding uncharacterized protein LOC121242352, whose product MGFIISEAEMSKAVEDLRFALVLKFLRQRPSIDRVRLAIVKTRGLLEIPTVSFMDNYHVLVQMGSERDFVHGWAREGRTMDGYSFRIFCWTREFDLKAELDVAAQWVFLLGLPMHLYRKDCLQSLASRFGRYLATDQATLARSRATGARICVELNLSAELVQGFPIVVANKKIWQPVKYEKLGYYCEKCRRSGHTSMVCRVGQQRGIRNREERVGPDRNEGKRKMWREKQKDPVVILLKPPVVEELQEDQPSIPSQIEKGKEIVRVVENQGGKDVGVVDGDMIDGRKEVVGQGHVVENSPPLVLRRSPILDFLIRDDENRLAWEVGGSTKAIDEAVQEKGYDSENGKKALATRLKNKSGQCPIIAIAESFVGEDKLADLARFLGFTNLCSNASMDDKLWLLWQEELMLDMVDMTDQVITVLITKGSMQVLLSLVYAKCRYVERRELWNSLRSTASVNIPWLVAGDFNIICNDGERIEGAPRLAIMMNEFNECLDSCGLMDLLVKGRLMTWCNGHQGCARSWARLDRVVMKFACLETASSVFVESLSRKLSDHAPLLVKGSSGVGRYGPTPFRFQNMWLPHSTFLKEVELIWKESELEERIEQVDFQLQSGFQEELEMELLVLKAELNYWERNEEIRLSQIAKKKWLEDGD is encoded by the exons ATGGGGTTTATTATCTCAGAGGCAGAGATGAGTAAGGCTGTAGAGGATCTTCGGTTTGCTCTGGTTCTAAAATTCCTTAGACAAAGACCATCGATTGACAGAGTGAGGCTGGCCATTGTGAAAACTCGGGGCTTGTTGGAAATCCCGACAGTGAGTTTTATGGATAACTATCATGTGTTAGTACAGATGGGTAGTGAAAGAGATTTTGTCCATGGCTGGGCGAGGGAAGGTCGAACAATGGATGGTTACAGTTTTCGAATTTTCTGTTGGACCAGAGAGTTTGATTTAAAGGCGGAACTAGATGTGGCTGCTCAATGGGTTTTTCTTCTTGGATTGCCGATGCATCTGTATAGGAAGGACTGTCTCCAGAGTTTGGCTAGTCGATTTGGAAGGTATCTGGCTACAGATCAAGCAACGTTGGCCCGTTCTAGAGCAACTGGTGCACGTATCTGTGTGGAACTTAATTTGTCGGCTGAGTTGGTCCAAGGTTTTCCTATTGTTGTGGCTAACAAGAAGATCTGGCAGCCAGTAAAGTATGAGAAATTGGGTTATTATTGTGAGAAATGTAGGAGGTCAGGGCATACCTCGATGGTTTGTAGGGTGGGACAGCAACGAGGGATTAGAAACAGGGAGGAAAGAGTGGGTCCGGATAGAAATGAGGGCAAGCGAAAAATGTGGCGTGAGAAGCAGAAGGATCCTGTTGTGATTTTGTTAAAGCCACCAGTGGTGGAGGAGTTGCAGGAAGACCAGCCTAGTATACCAAGTCAAATTGAGAAGGGCAAAGAAATTGTTCGG GTGGTGGAAAATCAGGGGGGTAAGGATGTGGGTGTTGTAGATGGGGATATGATAGATGGGCGAAAAGAGGTGGTTGGGCAGGGACACGTTGTGGAAAATAGTCCACCACTTGTCTTAAGGCGCTCTCCAATTCTGGATTTCTTGATTCGAGACGATGAGAACAGATTAGCCTGGGAGGTTGGAGGATCTACTAAGGCAATTGATGAG GCTGTGCAAGAGAAAGGCTATGATTCGGAGAATGGAAAGAAGGCATTGGCTACCAGGTTGAAAAATAAGAGTGGTCAG TGTCCGATTATTGCAATTGCGGAATCGTTTGTGGGGGAAGATAAATTAGCTGACTTGGCAAGGTTTTTGGGATTTACAAATTTATGTTCAAATGCATCAATGGATGATAAATTGTGGCTTCTTTGGCAAGAGGAATTAATGTTGGATATGGTGGATATGACTGATCAGGTTATTacagttttaatcacaaaaggGAGTATGCAAGTGTTGCTGTCTTTGGTTTATGCCAAATGTAGGTATGTGGAAAGACGTGAGTTGTGGAATTCTTTGAGGAGCACGGCTAGTGTTAACATTCCATGGTTGGTAGCTggagattttaacattatttgtAATGACGGAGAAAGGATAGAGGGAGCGCCTAGACTAGCCATTATGATGAATGAATTTAACGAGTGTCTGGATTCTTGTGGATTAATGGATTTACTAGTTAAGGGCAGATTGatgacttggtgtaatgggcaccAGGGATGTGCTCGTAGCTGGGCTCGATTAGATAGAGTGGTAATGAAGTTTGCTTGTCTGGAAACAGCATCGTCAGTATTTGTGGAGTCCTTGTCCAGGAAGTTGTCAGATCATGCACCATTACTGGTTAAAGGGTCGAGTGGTGTGGGGAGATATGGACCTACGCCTTTTCGATTTCAAAATATGTGGTTGCCACATTCTACTTTCCTAAAGGAAGTGGAGTTGATATGGAAAGAATCT GAGCTTGAAGAGAGGATTGAGCAAGTTGATTTTCAACTACAGTCGGGTTTTCAGGAAGAGTTAGAGATGGAATTGTTGGTTTTGAAGGCTGAGCTTAATTATTGGGAGCGTAATGAGGAGATTCGTTTATCCCAAATTGCTAAGAAAAAATGGTTAGAGGATGGAGATTAG